From a region of the Myroides sp. JBRI-B21084 genome:
- a CDS encoding Spy/CpxP family protein refolding chaperone, producing MKNLVIAMALLFSVAGFSQTKETQKQELKRTEKSANENRERRNAKHEKRDRGQAREDGFMNRFKDLGLSDEQHKAIKEIFEGERENMKHNGGRFRGEGNDNSEGFNDEDRSQMREKMKERRQAIDEKVKKILTAEQYAKFKEQQQERMKEFRNR from the coding sequence ATGAAAAATTTAGTTATTGCAATGGCTTTGCTATTTTCGGTAGCAGGCTTTAGTCAAACCAAAGAAACCCAAAAACAAGAATTAAAACGCACTGAAAAAAGTGCCAATGAAAACCGTGAACGCCGAAATGCAAAACACGAAAAGCGTGACAGAGGGCAAGCGCGTGAAGATGGTTTTATGAATAGATTTAAAGATTTAGGACTTTCTGATGAACAACACAAAGCCATAAAAGAAATTTTTGAAGGCGAACGTGAAAATATGAAACATAACGGCGGTAGATTTAGAGGCGAAGGCAATGATAATAGTGAAGGTTTTAACGATGAAGATAGAAGCCAAATGCGTGAAAAAATGAAAGAACGCAGACAAGCAATTGATGAAAAAGTTAAGAAAATACTTACAGCTGAACAATATGCTAAATTTAAAGAACAGCAGCAAGAACGTATGAAAGAATTTAGAAATAGATAA
- a CDS encoding aminopeptidase P family protein yields MKYHQIDRNLFIKNREKFVGQMAPKSLAVFNSNDIYPVSADSTLPFAQHRDIFYLSGVDQEESILVLFPDAYEEKHREVLFLRETNEHIAIWEGEKLTKDRAFEVSGIKTVYWLSDFPTIFRKMMVEAENVYINNNEHYRAAVETETREDRLIKKLKNDYPGHQYLRSNPILQRLRSVKEPQEIALIKQACDITEKGFRRILDFVKPGVWEYEIEAEFAHEFLRNRSKGFAYTPIIASGNNANVLHYIENNQQCKAGDLILFDVAAEYANYASDLSRTIPVSGKFTSRQREVYDAVLRCKKAAETLLAPGNNWYDYHKELGKIYTSELLGLGLLDKADVQNENPDWPAYKKYMMHGTSHHMGLDTHDYGILTDKFVEGMVFTIEPGFYIPAEGFGIRLEDDYVIQNQGLPLNLMKNIPLEAAEIEDLMNK; encoded by the coding sequence ATGAAATATCATCAAATAGACCGAAATCTTTTTATAAAAAACCGTGAAAAGTTTGTTGGTCAAATGGCTCCAAAAAGCTTAGCTGTATTTAATTCTAACGACATTTATCCGGTTTCTGCCGATTCTACTTTACCATTTGCACAACATCGCGATATTTTTTACTTATCGGGTGTTGATCAAGAGGAATCTATCCTGGTTCTTTTTCCTGATGCTTATGAAGAAAAACACCGCGAAGTTTTATTTCTACGCGAAACCAACGAACACATTGCCATTTGGGAAGGCGAAAAATTAACTAAAGACCGCGCTTTTGAAGTTTCAGGTATTAAAACGGTGTATTGGTTGTCTGATTTTCCTACTATTTTCAGAAAAATGATGGTGGAAGCAGAAAATGTGTACATTAACAACAACGAACACTACCGTGCTGCAGTTGAAACGGAAACACGTGAAGACCGTTTGATTAAAAAATTAAAAAACGATTATCCAGGACATCAATACTTACGCTCAAACCCTATTTTACAGCGTTTGCGTTCGGTTAAAGAACCTCAAGAAATTGCTTTAATTAAACAAGCTTGCGACATTACCGAAAAAGGGTTCCGCAGAATTTTAGATTTTGTTAAGCCGGGTGTTTGGGAATACGAAATTGAAGCGGAATTTGCTCATGAATTTTTACGCAACCGCTCAAAAGGTTTTGCTTACACGCCAATTATTGCTAGTGGCAACAATGCAAATGTGTTGCATTATATTGAAAACAACCAACAGTGCAAAGCGGGCGATTTAATTTTGTTTGATGTGGCTGCAGAATACGCTAATTATGCATCAGATTTATCAAGAACAATTCCTGTTAGCGGTAAATTTACTTCACGCCAACGCGAAGTGTACGATGCTGTTTTACGTTGCAAAAAAGCTGCTGAAACCTTGTTAGCACCTGGAAACAATTGGTACGATTACCACAAAGAATTAGGTAAAATTTACACGTCGGAACTTTTAGGTTTAGGATTATTAGACAAAGCCGATGTACAAAATGAAAACCCTGATTGGCCTGCTTACAAAAAATACATGATGCACGGCACATCACACCACATGGGCTTAGATACACATGATTACGGCATTTTAACCGATAAATTTGTTGAAGGAATGGTATTTACTATAGAACCAGGTTTTTACATTCCTGCCGAAGGTTTCGGCATTCGTTTAGAAGATGATTATGTGATTCAAAACCAAGGATTGCCTTTGAATTTAATGAAAAACATTCCGTTAGAAGCTGCCGAGATTGAAGATTTAATGAATAAATAA
- a CDS encoding ChaN family lipoprotein has product MKLLTIVLFLSASFLHAQVQPYKIFNSNGKEVSLKKMNKELQKADVVIFGELHNNTIAHYLQVKVAKNLHANTSKKLIIGAEMFERDQALILQNYVKGNLDDKEFEKQMRLWNNYKTDYKPLLKFAKEHNINYVATNVPRRYASMVFKKGVEALDTLSVEEKSWIAPLPFPYDKNLPGYVKMLKMFDDSMHANENFPKSQAIKDATMAHFLLQESKPNSLFLHLNGAYHSDNFEGIVWYVNQYNPTKKVQTISVVEQENVAKIEKENLKKAHFIIVVDKDMPHTYE; this is encoded by the coding sequence ATGAAATTACTTACGATCGTTTTGTTTTTAAGTGCTTCTTTTTTGCATGCTCAAGTACAGCCTTACAAAATATTTAATTCAAATGGTAAAGAAGTTTCTTTGAAAAAAATGAATAAAGAACTTCAAAAAGCCGATGTGGTAATTTTTGGCGAACTACATAACAACACCATTGCGCATTATTTACAAGTAAAAGTGGCTAAAAACTTACATGCAAATACAAGTAAAAAACTTATAATTGGTGCCGAGATGTTTGAACGTGATCAGGCATTAATTCTTCAAAATTACGTTAAAGGAAATCTTGACGATAAGGAATTTGAAAAACAAATGCGTTTGTGGAATAATTATAAAACCGATTATAAACCACTTTTAAAATTTGCTAAAGAACACAATATAAACTACGTAGCAACCAACGTTCCACGCCGCTATGCAAGTATGGTTTTTAAAAAAGGAGTTGAAGCTTTAGATACGTTATCTGTTGAGGAAAAATCATGGATAGCACCATTGCCTTTTCCGTATGATAAAAATTTGCCTGGGTATGTAAAAATGCTAAAAATGTTTGATGATAGCATGCATGCTAACGAAAACTTCCCAAAATCACAAGCCATTAAAGATGCAACCATGGCTCATTTTTTGTTACAAGAAAGCAAACCAAACAGCTTGTTTTTGCATTTAAATGGTGCGTATCACAGCGATAATTTTGAAGGAATTGTGTGGTATGTTAATCAATATAATCCTACTAAAAAGGTGCAAACTATAAGTGTGGTAGAACAAGAAAATGTAGCAAAAATTGAAAAAGAAAACCTAAAAAAGGCACATTTTATAATTGTAGTTGATAAAGACATGCCTCACACTTATGAATAA
- a CDS encoding succinate dehydrogenase cytochrome b subunit produces the protein MAKSALLKSSIGKKYWMALTGLFLCLFLVGHLAGNLQLIFGTDLQFNQYAYFMTTNPAVKILSYVTYFSILFHAVDGIVLTIQNKKARPIGYVKNNAAANSAWQSRNMAVLGTLLLVFIATHMVNFWAKMHFSEMPLQQQEMKLSPMPGMELKAQGINTTNGGIVYKIDQEGKTLFVDKVEGELELRNNKDFYAKGTEIKVAEGYKDLYKITIEFFKDKKLGLVFTLFYVFSMIVLAFHLMHGFASAFQSLGAYNPKYNGLINGLGKFFAIIVPLLFAIIPIYIHFIK, from the coding sequence ATGGCAAAATCTGCACTATTAAAGTCGTCTATCGGTAAAAAATACTGGATGGCTCTTACAGGGTTATTTTTATGCTTGTTTTTAGTGGGTCACTTAGCAGGTAACTTGCAATTGATTTTTGGAACCGATTTACAGTTCAATCAGTATGCATACTTTATGACTACTAATCCAGCAGTAAAAATTTTATCTTACGTAACGTATTTTTCAATCTTATTCCACGCGGTTGATGGTATTGTTTTAACAATTCAAAACAAAAAAGCACGACCAATTGGGTATGTAAAAAACAATGCAGCAGCAAACAGTGCATGGCAATCTAGAAACATGGCTGTGTTAGGAACTTTATTATTAGTTTTTATTGCTACGCACATGGTTAACTTTTGGGCTAAAATGCACTTTAGCGAAATGCCTTTACAGCAACAAGAAATGAAACTTTCTCCAATGCCAGGAATGGAATTAAAAGCACAAGGTATTAATACTACCAATGGTGGAATAGTTTATAAGATTGATCAAGAAGGCAAAACCCTTTTTGTTGATAAAGTTGAAGGCGAATTAGAATTGCGTAACAATAAAGATTTTTATGCAAAAGGTACCGAAATTAAAGTAGCCGAAGGTTATAAAGATTTATACAAAATCACAATAGAATTTTTTAAAGATAAAAAATTAGGTTTAGTTTTTACTTTATTCTATGTGTTTTCAATGATCGTATTAGCATTTCACTTAATGCATGGTTTTGCAAGTGCATTCCAATCTTTAGGAGCTTACAATCCTAAATACAACGGGTTAATTAACGGTTTAGGTAAATTTTTTGCAATCATTGTTCCTTTATTGTTTGCAATTATTCCAATTTACATTCACTTTATTAAATAA
- a CDS encoding fumarate reductase/succinate dehydrogenase flavoprotein subunit has product MALDNKIPQGSISSKWTDYKDHIKLVNPSNKRNIDVIIVGTGLAGGSAAATLAELGYNVKAFCYQDSPRRAHSIAAQGGINAAKNYQGDGDSVYRLFYDTVKGGDYRAREANVHRLAEVSVNIIDQCVAQGVPLAREYGGLLDNRSFGGTQVSRTFYAKGQTGQQLLLGAYSAMNRQIGRGKIKMYNRHEMLDLVIVNGKARGIIARNLVTGEIERHSAHAVVIATGGYGNVFFLSTNAMGSNVTAAWKAHKRGAYFANPCYTQIHPTCIPVTGDHQSKLTLMSESLRNDGRIWVPKKLEDAQAIREGKKKPTDLAEEDRDYYLERRYPSFGNLVPRDVASRAAKERCDAGYGVNATGEAVYLDFAAAIERYGKEQARINNLDENNAKLVYDLGKKVVENKYGNLFQMYYKIVDEDPYKTPMMIYPAVHYTMGGVWVDYNLMTTVEGCYCIGEANFSDHGANRLGASALMQGLADGYFVLPYTIGDYLSDDIRTGKISTDLPEFDEAEKNVRTMIDHLMNNKGTHSVDYFHKKLGKIMWNKVGMARNEQGLNEAMEEIAALREDFYKNVKVSGIAESFNQELEKALRVADFLELGELFAKDALHREESCGGHFREEHQTEEGEAKRDDENFSYVAAWEYKGNPREAVLHKEPLVYENIKMVTRSYK; this is encoded by the coding sequence ATGGCATTAGATAACAAAATTCCTCAAGGTTCTATTTCATCAAAATGGACCGATTATAAAGATCATATAAAATTAGTTAACCCGTCAAACAAACGTAATATCGATGTAATTATTGTTGGTACAGGTTTGGCAGGTGGTTCTGCAGCTGCAACGTTAGCAGAATTAGGTTATAACGTAAAAGCATTTTGCTATCAAGATTCTCCACGTCGTGCGCACTCTATTGCAGCACAAGGAGGTATCAATGCAGCAAAAAACTATCAAGGTGATGGCGATTCAGTTTACCGTTTATTTTACGATACGGTTAAAGGTGGCGATTACCGCGCACGTGAAGCAAACGTTCACCGTTTAGCAGAGGTTTCTGTTAACATCATAGATCAATGTGTGGCTCAAGGTGTGCCTTTAGCACGTGAATACGGTGGTTTGTTAGATAACCGTTCATTTGGTGGTACGCAAGTTTCACGTACATTCTACGCAAAAGGACAAACAGGACAGCAATTGTTGTTAGGTGCTTATTCTGCAATGAACCGCCAAATTGGTCGTGGAAAAATTAAAATGTACAACCGCCACGAAATGCTAGATTTAGTAATTGTAAACGGTAAAGCACGTGGTATTATTGCTCGTAACTTAGTTACTGGCGAAATTGAACGTCACTCTGCACACGCAGTTGTAATTGCAACAGGTGGTTACGGAAACGTATTTTTCTTATCAACCAATGCAATGGGTTCAAACGTAACAGCTGCTTGGAAAGCACACAAACGTGGTGCATATTTTGCAAACCCTTGTTACACACAAATTCACCCTACATGTATTCCAGTTACAGGTGATCACCAATCAAAATTAACTTTGATGTCAGAATCATTACGTAACGATGGACGTATTTGGGTTCCTAAAAAATTAGAAGATGCACAAGCAATTCGTGAAGGTAAAAAGAAGCCTACCGATTTAGCTGAAGAAGATAGAGATTACTACTTAGAGCGTCGTTATCCTTCATTTGGTAACTTAGTGCCACGTGACGTAGCTTCACGTGCAGCTAAAGAGCGTTGTGATGCTGGGTATGGTGTAAACGCAACTGGTGAAGCTGTTTATTTAGATTTTGCCGCTGCAATTGAACGTTACGGTAAAGAACAAGCACGTATTAATAACTTAGACGAAAACAATGCTAAGTTAGTTTACGATTTAGGTAAAAAAGTGGTTGAAAATAAATACGGTAACTTATTCCAAATGTACTACAAAATTGTAGACGAGGATCCGTACAAAACACCAATGATGATTTATCCTGCAGTACACTATACAATGGGTGGTGTTTGGGTTGATTATAACTTAATGACTACTGTTGAAGGTTGTTACTGTATTGGTGAAGCAAACTTCTCTGACCACGGTGCAAACCGCTTAGGGGCATCGGCATTAATGCAAGGTTTAGCTGATGGATATTTTGTATTGCCTTACACAATTGGTGATTATTTATCAGATGATATCCGTACAGGAAAAATTTCAACAGATTTACCAGAGTTCGACGAAGCTGAAAAGAATGTTCGCACCATGATTGATCATTTAATGAACAATAAAGGAACACATTCGGTTGACTACTTCCACAAAAAATTAGGAAAAATTATGTGGAATAAAGTAGGTATGGCTCGTAACGAACAAGGATTAAACGAAGCAATGGAAGAAATTGCAGCATTACGCGAAGATTTTTACAAAAACGTAAAAGTTTCTGGTATTGCAGAATCATTTAACCAAGAGTTAGAAAAAGCTTTACGTGTAGCCGATTTCTTAGAATTAGGTGAATTATTTGCAAAAGATGCGTTACACCGTGAAGAATCATGTGGTGGACACTTCCGCGAAGAACACCAAACAGAAGAAGGTGAAGCAAAACGTGACGATGAAAACTTCTCTTACGTTGCAGCTTGGGAATACAAAGGAAATCCGCGCGAAGCAGTGCTTCACAAAGAACCTTTAGTTTATGAAAACATTAAAATGGTAACTCGTAGTTATAAATAA